From one Triticum urartu cultivar G1812 chromosome 3, Tu2.1, whole genome shotgun sequence genomic stretch:
- the LOC125544980 gene encoding uncharacterized protein LOC125544980, with amino-acid sequence MPEMSHRIKRGNHLLAHRPYHFPKSAPCRIVFLPPPASSRSPPLPSPHRIALPHRILFLTFNASICPMADARGDAGAAARDVVELQGAVTADEVKDVGGVHGDAGKLATAADVEKEVAGSASALPEQKVMASSSTVHPDAQPGEEQEEDDGWKKKRKLDLTGFKDPYDPGYSDDEEYEYVSGEDVDVDDDNFASFKAKEEEKIRAKGDDYYYKRKTNIWRCPYCITKPKTKSGRFIHLLAHAEDVAIHSEDYKIRGQHAALAKVLAPLPN; translated from the exons ATGCCCGAAATGTCCCATCGTATAAAGAGGGGGAACCACCTCCTGGCGCATCGCCCCTACCATTTCCCCAAATCCGCTCCCTGCCGCATCGTCTTCCTCCCCCCACCGGCGTCGTCTCGCTCTCCTCCACTGCCTTCACCGCATCGTATCGCTCTCCCCCACCGCATCCTCTTCCTCACCTTCAACGCCTCCATCTGTCCGATGGCGGACGCTCGTGGCGACGCCGGCGCAGCAGCCAGAGATGTAGTGGAGCTGCAGGGCGCGGTGACCGCGGATGAAGTGAAGGACGTTGGCGGCGTCCACGGCGATGCGGGGAAACTCGCAACCGCTGCAGATGTGGAGAAGGAGGTGGCAGGCTCTGCCTCAGCGCTGCCGGAGCAGAAGGTGATGGCGTCGAGCAGCACAGTCCATCCCGATGCGCAGCCTGGCGAGGAGCAGGAG GAGGACGATGGTTGGAAAAAAAAGAGGAAGCTGGACCTTACTGGGTTCAAGGACCCGTATGATCCAGGGTATAGTGACGACGAAGAGTATGAG TATGTCTCTGGAGAAGATGTGGATGTGGACGACGACAACTTCGCGTCCTTCAAAGCGAAGGAAGAGGAGAAGATCAGGGCCAAGGGAGATGATTACTACTACAAGCGCAAGACCAACATTTGGCGCTGCCCCTACTGCATCACCAAGCCAAAGACAAAGTCCGGCCGCTTCATTCACCTTCTAGCTCATGCAGAAGATGTAGCCATCCACAGCGAGGACTACAAGATCAGGGGGCAGCATGCTGCCCTCGCGAAAGTCCTGGCTCCCCTTCCCAATTGA